One Ardenticatenales bacterium DNA segment encodes these proteins:
- a CDS encoding MarR family transcriptional regulator, which produces MSEDTRLATVLSEWASIFMHRSMQEFTLLMQETGLSMAQLSTLMRLHYGGACGVSHIGDKLGVTTAAASKMIDRLVQQGLVQREEDPDDRRVKNVTVSTAGVEIVQQAVAARQAWLADLTRLVDPAEQAVIIDALQKLTAAGRQLSEHAQAD; this is translated from the coding sequence ATGTCCGAAGACACAAGATTGGCAACGGTTCTAAGTGAGTGGGCTTCCATTTTTATGCACCGCTCCATGCAGGAGTTTACCCTGCTGATGCAAGAAACGGGCCTCTCCATGGCCCAACTGAGTACGTTGATGCGCCTTCACTATGGCGGCGCCTGCGGTGTATCCCACATTGGGGACAAATTGGGCGTGACCACCGCCGCCGCCAGCAAGATGATTGACCGCCTGGTGCAGCAAGGATTGGTGCAACGCGAGGAAGACCCGGATGATCGCCGCGTGAAAAACGTAACCGTGTCCACGGCGGGCGTCGAAATCGTGCAGCAAGCCGTTGCCGCGCGGCAGGCGTGGCTGGCGGACCTGACCCGACTGGTCGATCCGGCGGAGCAGGCGGTGATCATTGACGCCTTGCAGAAGCTGACAGCGGCGGGCCGGCAACTATCGGAACACGCGC